One window of Streptococcus suis genomic DNA carries:
- a CDS encoding DEAD/DEAH box helicase, producing the protein MKELENYYGRLFTKYQLTAEERQAAQTLPSMTEGGACFRCSTAFSDRHRLPNGAYYCRECILLGRVRSDEELYYFPQQDFPENACLKWSGQLTDWQQKISNGLCANIEKRRPTLVHAVTGAGKTEMIYHAVAQVIDQGGAVCLASPRIDVCIELYKRLQQDFAVPISLLHGQSDPYFRTPLVVATTHQLLKFYQAFDLVLIDEVDAFPYADNPMLYRAVDNAVKADGLQVFLTATSTDELDRKVKSGQLERLSLPRRFHGNPLIVPEKVWFSQFDQSLKKDKLVVKLKKAIRNQRKTSFPLLIFLPEISKGQEFVAILEREFPDEKIGFVSSQTENRLEIVQGFRDRTITILVSTTILERGVTFPMVDVMVVQANHYLYTSSSLVQIGGRVGRSMDRPTGLLLFFHEGSTRAIEKAIAEIKFMNKEAGYV; encoded by the coding sequence ATGAAAGAATTAGAAAATTATTATGGACGACTGTTTACCAAGTATCAATTGACAGCTGAAGAGCGCCAAGCAGCTCAGACCTTACCTAGCATGACAGAGGGGGGCGCTTGTTTTCGTTGTTCGACTGCATTTTCGGACCGCCATCGTTTACCAAACGGGGCCTACTATTGCCGAGAATGTATCCTGCTAGGCAGGGTGCGGTCAGATGAGGAACTCTATTATTTTCCCCAGCAGGATTTCCCAGAAAATGCCTGTCTCAAGTGGTCTGGTCAGCTGACTGATTGGCAGCAGAAGATTTCAAACGGGCTCTGTGCCAATATTGAAAAAAGGCGGCCGACCTTGGTTCATGCCGTGACGGGGGCTGGAAAGACGGAGATGATTTACCATGCAGTAGCGCAAGTCATTGACCAGGGCGGAGCAGTTTGTCTGGCCAGTCCCAGAATTGATGTCTGTATCGAGCTTTATAAGCGGCTGCAACAAGATTTCGCTGTTCCCATCAGTCTCCTTCATGGTCAGTCGGATCCTTATTTTCGGACGCCGCTTGTGGTCGCTACCACCCACCAGTTGCTCAAGTTCTACCAGGCCTTTGATTTGGTCTTAATCGATGAGGTGGATGCCTTTCCCTATGCGGACAATCCCATGCTCTACCGGGCAGTAGACAATGCCGTCAAAGCAGACGGGCTCCAGGTTTTCCTGACAGCGACCTCGACGGATGAGCTGGATAGGAAGGTAAAATCCGGCCAATTAGAACGGCTCAGTTTGCCCAGACGCTTTCACGGCAATCCCTTGATTGTGCCAGAAAAGGTCTGGTTCAGCCAATTTGACCAGAGCCTGAAAAAGGACAAGCTGGTTGTCAAGCTCAAGAAAGCTATCAGAAACCAGCGAAAAACAAGTTTTCCCTTGCTGATTTTTCTGCCAGAAATTTCCAAAGGCCAGGAATTTGTAGCGATTTTGGAGCGAGAATTTCCTGATGAGAAAATCGGTTTTGTTTCTAGTCAGACGGAAAATCGACTGGAGATTGTTCAAGGTTTTCGCGACCGCACCATTACCATCCTGGTTTCAACAACGATTCTGGAGCGAGGTGTGACCTTTCCCATGGTTGATGTCATGGTAGTCCAGGCCAACCACTATCTCTATACGTCGTCCAGTTTGGTGCAGATTGGAGGTCGAGTCGGACGGTCCATGGATCGTCCCACAGGCTTGCTCCTCTTTTTTCATGAGGGTTCGACCCGTGCCATTGAAAAAGCAATCGCTGAAATCAAATTTATGAATAAGGAGGCCGGCTATGTCTAA
- a CDS encoding ComF family protein has translation MSNCLLCAESLRTRTTFSSILFFQQEKLGICSSCQASFKEIAELHCPSCYKSGTSDICSDCRHWQARGKHIDHRAIFQYNPAMADYFSKYKFQGDYLLRQIFSQQIKAALSAYSDYTLVPIPLSPERLEERGFNQVTGLLDAAGLPYKELLGKIDSRKQSSKSREERLDAEQVFYLLEEDELPEKIILVDDIYTTGATIQLAVGLFMKTGQKEIKTFSLSR, from the coding sequence ATGTCTAACTGCCTACTCTGTGCGGAAAGCCTGCGAACCCGCACCACATTTAGCTCTATCCTCTTTTTCCAGCAGGAGAAGCTAGGGATTTGTTCCAGCTGTCAGGCTTCTTTTAAGGAAATAGCAGAGCTCCACTGTCCGTCGTGTTATAAGTCAGGAACTTCCGATATCTGCAGTGATTGTCGGCACTGGCAGGCCAGGGGCAAACACATTGACCACAGGGCCATTTTCCAATACAATCCAGCCATGGCAGATTATTTCAGCAAGTACAAGTTTCAAGGGGACTATCTGCTCAGACAGATCTTTTCCCAGCAAATCAAGGCAGCCCTGTCAGCTTATTCGGACTATACCTTGGTTCCCATTCCCCTTAGTCCAGAGAGGTTGGAGGAGCGAGGCTTCAATCAGGTGACGGGGCTACTTGATGCGGCTGGTCTTCCATATAAAGAGCTCTTAGGCAAAATTGATAGCCGGAAACAGTCTTCAAAAAGTCGGGAGGAGCGTCTTGATGCGGAACAGGTCTTTTATTTGTTGGAGGAAGATGAGCTTCCAGAAAAAATAATTTTAGTTGACGATATTTACACAACAGGTGCCACAATCCAGCTTGCCGTGGGACTTTTCATGAAAACTGGTCAGAAAGAAATCAAAACATTTTCACTTTCACGTTGA
- the raiA gene encoding ribosome-associated translation inhibitor RaiA, with translation MIKFSIRGENLEVTDALRAYVEEKVAKIEKYFSADQELNAKVNLKVYRDKRAKVEVTIPVGGVTLRAEDISQEMYGSIDLVVDKIERQIRRNKTKIERKHRQKVATGQVFTDELVEQAEEEVKVVRTKQVDLKPMDMEEAVLQLELLGHDFFIYTDANDGTTNVLYKREDGDLGLLEVRQ, from the coding sequence ATGATTAAATTCAGTATTCGTGGAGAAAACCTTGAAGTTACAGATGCACTCCGTGCCTATGTAGAAGAGAAAGTTGCTAAGATTGAGAAGTACTTTAGTGCAGACCAAGAGTTGAATGCCAAAGTAAACTTGAAGGTTTACCGTGACAAGCGTGCTAAGGTTGAAGTGACCATCCCTGTTGGTGGTGTAACCCTGCGTGCAGAAGACATTTCACAAGAAATGTATGGCTCAATCGACCTTGTCGTAGACAAGATTGAACGTCAAATCCGTCGTAATAAGACAAAAATCGAGCGCAAACACCGTCAAAAAGTGGCTACTGGTCAAGTCTTTACAGACGAGTTGGTAGAGCAAGCTGAAGAAGAAGTAAAAGTAGTTCGTACTAAGCAGGTAGACTTGAAACCAATGGATATGGAAGAGGCGGTTCTTCAATTGGAATTGCTTGGACATGACTTCTTTATCTACACAGATGCCAATGATGGTACTACCAATGTCCTTTACAAACGTGAAGATGGCGATTTGGGACTCTTGGAAGTGCGTCAGTAA
- a CDS encoding SNF2 family helicase, translated as MSRMMPGRTRQEGIDLYESGQLTVVESELGKMTLEIAGELFSYSDDDSELNCSCLLFQNKGYCQHLAATEYFLKNDKAGQTLKEEGSHQKETARRTYFGGLFLDEILPLPLDLGIQYQLAVEGQLLAYDRQIDWTLKIGRLPDQRYYIIRDIGAFLKVVKTNGQYQIGKKYFEHVSFDHFDPASQALLEFLWVLVPEKARLDSEVLVHFGRHFRLPKSHFEEGLELLGDLDEFQLTHQQTSYSQLTIKHLTPEDGLFCFEVTVHMDMIEMVIHEEPVRQLFYGSYLLKHGIIYSLNRQQENLLMRINDLVPTESGLRKVQVDFQDQGKLALSLLELQKLGKVKAPKRFAIEDFQPEFHLGMEASGRLTLQLVLDFSGRKVASQEELDLLPFTSHFQHLEAVRQAIKLAGFHGKFLAYRQPLVQTEWYTFYKEHLALLEKMGKVYLDQQLENNLIQAKPSLEIVKNGSLLDISFDLTGIDQSEVDQAIQALLNQEDHYTSPSGKLLVFDEEALRISQTLTNLRAKFGKGQTLHLDALNGFRLAQQLSGLDQVHFSEEFQTMAAHLAAPDTFPLPQQPLNQQLRDYQETGVKWLSMLNHYGFGGILADDMGLGKTLQTIAFLSGHLKSSSKVLILAPSSLIYNWQEECAKFAPDLEVAVVYGNKDHREKLINEDHQVYVTSYPTFRQDFDLYKEEQFDYLILDEAQVMKNSQSKIAQLLREFEVGNCFALSGTPIENHLTELWSIFQIVLPGLLPGKQEFSKMTSQEIARMIQPFVLRRHKEEVLDELPDLIEVNVLNELTDEQKVIYLGQLQQMQTKVLGADDAQINRNKIEILSGITRLRQICDTPSLFMDDFTGESGKLNSLSELLQQLKEGEHRVLIFSQFRTMLDKIEQQLDELGLTSYKLTGSTPASQRQEMTQAFNAGSRDAFLISLKAGGVGLNLTGADTVILVDLWWNPAVESQAISRAHRMGQTETVECYRLITRGTIEEKILALQESKKNLVKTVLDGEESRSSLTVEDIRDILGITE; from the coding sequence ATGAGTAGGATGATGCCGGGGCGGACTCGCCAGGAAGGAATTGATTTATACGAATCGGGTCAGTTGACAGTCGTTGAGAGCGAGCTGGGTAAGATGACACTGGAAATTGCCGGGGAGTTGTTTTCCTATAGTGATGACGATAGTGAGCTTAATTGTAGCTGTCTGCTATTTCAAAACAAGGGCTACTGCCAGCATTTGGCTGCTACGGAGTATTTTTTGAAGAATGATAAGGCTGGTCAGACCCTCAAGGAGGAGGGCAGCCATCAGAAGGAGACCGCTAGGCGAACCTACTTTGGCGGCTTGTTTTTGGATGAAATTTTACCGCTTCCGCTTGATTTGGGTATCCAATACCAATTGGCGGTGGAGGGGCAGTTATTGGCCTATGACCGCCAGATTGACTGGACCCTCAAAATCGGTCGTTTGCCAGACCAGCGTTACTATATTATTCGCGATATTGGGGCCTTTTTGAAGGTGGTCAAAACCAATGGCCAGTATCAAATCGGTAAAAAATACTTTGAGCATGTGTCCTTTGATCATTTTGACCCGGCAAGTCAGGCTCTTCTGGAATTTTTATGGGTCCTGGTGCCTGAAAAAGCCCGCCTGGACTCGGAAGTCTTGGTTCATTTCGGTCGTCATTTTCGCCTGCCCAAGTCTCACTTTGAGGAGGGGCTGGAATTACTGGGGGACTTGGATGAATTTCAACTGACCCACCAGCAGACCAGCTACTCACAGTTGACCATTAAACACCTAACGCCAGAAGACGGTCTCTTTTGTTTTGAAGTAACGGTTCATATGGATATGATTGAAATGGTGATTCATGAAGAGCCTGTCCGCCAGCTCTTTTATGGAAGTTACCTGCTCAAACATGGTATTATCTATAGCCTGAATCGCCAGCAGGAAAATCTGCTGATGCGGATCAATGATCTGGTTCCGACTGAATCAGGCCTACGCAAGGTTCAAGTGGATTTTCAAGATCAGGGCAAATTGGCCCTCAGTTTATTGGAACTGCAAAAATTGGGGAAAGTCAAGGCACCCAAACGCTTTGCCATTGAGGATTTTCAGCCGGAATTCCATCTGGGCATGGAGGCAAGTGGTCGCTTGACCCTGCAGCTGGTCTTGGATTTTTCAGGTCGCAAGGTTGCCTCGCAAGAGGAGCTGGACTTACTACCTTTTACAAGTCATTTTCAACATTTGGAAGCTGTCCGCCAGGCGATCAAGCTAGCAGGCTTTCATGGGAAATTCCTGGCCTACCGCCAGCCCTTGGTCCAGACCGAATGGTATACCTTCTACAAGGAACATCTAGCCCTGTTGGAAAAAATGGGTAAGGTTTACCTGGACCAGCAGTTAGAAAATAATCTTATTCAGGCCAAGCCAAGTCTTGAAATCGTGAAAAATGGTTCCTTGTTGGACATTTCCTTTGACTTGACAGGCATTGATCAATCTGAGGTGGATCAGGCCATCCAGGCCCTTTTAAACCAGGAGGACCACTATACCAGCCCAAGTGGCAAGTTGCTGGTCTTCGACGAAGAGGCCTTGCGCATCAGCCAGACTCTGACCAATCTCCGAGCTAAATTTGGAAAGGGGCAGACCCTTCATTTGGATGCCTTGAATGGTTTCCGACTGGCTCAGCAATTGTCAGGCTTGGACCAGGTTCATTTTTCGGAAGAATTTCAAACCATGGCGGCTCATTTGGCGGCACCAGATACCTTTCCTCTTCCCCAACAGCCCCTTAATCAGCAACTACGGGATTACCAAGAGACAGGCGTCAAATGGCTTTCCATGCTCAACCATTATGGTTTCGGGGGCATTCTGGCAGATGATATGGGTCTAGGGAAGACCCTGCAAACTATTGCCTTCCTGTCAGGCCATCTGAAGTCAAGTTCCAAGGTTTTGATTTTGGCTCCGTCTAGTTTGATTTATAACTGGCAGGAAGAATGTGCCAAATTTGCGCCGGACTTGGAAGTGGCAGTGGTCTATGGCAATAAGGACCACCGGGAAAAGCTTATCAATGAGGACCATCAGGTCTATGTGACTTCCTATCCAACCTTCAGACAGGATTTTGACCTCTATAAAGAAGAGCAATTTGATTATTTGATTTTGGATGAAGCCCAGGTCATGAAAAATTCTCAGTCAAAAATTGCCCAGCTTCTGAGAGAGTTTGAGGTAGGGAATTGTTTTGCCCTGTCTGGTACGCCTATTGAAAATCACCTGACTGAGCTTTGGTCTATTTTCCAGATTGTCCTACCAGGCCTCCTGCCAGGTAAGCAGGAATTTAGCAAGATGACTTCCCAGGAAATTGCCCGTATGATCCAGCCCTTTGTCCTCAGACGGCATAAGGAAGAGGTTCTGGATGAATTGCCAGATTTGATTGAGGTCAATGTCCTAAATGAATTGACAGATGAGCAAAAGGTCATCTATCTGGGGCAACTCCAGCAAATGCAGACCAAGGTGTTGGGAGCAGATGATGCCCAGATTAACCGTAATAAGATTGAAATCCTATCAGGCATTACCCGTCTCCGCCAAATTTGTGACACTCCCAGCCTGTTTATGGATGATTTCACCGGAGAAAGTGGTAAGCTCAATAGCCTGAGCGAGCTCCTACAACAGCTTAAAGAGGGTGAGCATCGGGTATTGATTTTTTCACAGTTTAGAACAATGCTGGATAAGATTGAGCAGCAGCTGGATGAGTTGGGCCTGACCTCTTACAAATTGACCGGCTCGACCCCTGCTAGTCAGCGCCAAGAAATGACCCAAGCCTTTAACGCAGGTAGCCGAGATGCCTTCCTCATTTCCCTCAAGGCAGGTGGCGTGGGGCTCAACCTGACCGGTGCCGATACAGTCATTTTGGTTGACCTCTGGTGGAATCCTGCGGTGGAATCCCAGGCCATTAGTCGGGCCCACCGAATGGGGCAGACAGAAACGGTCGAATGCTATCGATTGATTACCAGGGGAACGATTGAAGAAAAAATCCTTGCCCTGCAGGAAAGTAAGAAAAATCTGGTCAAGACGGTGCTGGACGGCGAAGAAAGTCGTTCAAGTCTGACGGTTGAAGATATTCGTGACATTCTTGGTATCACAGAATAA
- the murC gene encoding UDP-N-acetylmuramate--L-alanine ligase gives MTKNYHFIGIKGSGMSALALMLHQMGHKVQGSDVDKYYFTQRGLEQAGIPILPFDEKNITADVELIAGNAFRPDNNVEIAYADAKGYSYKRYHEFLGQFMKEFTSLGVAGAHGKTSTTGLLAHVMCNITDTSFLIGDGTGRGSANAQYFVFESDEYERHFAPYYPEYSIITNIDFDHPDYFTSLEDVFNAFNDYAKQVKKGLFLYGEDEELRKITANAPIYYYGFGDENDFVAYDLRPSTTGSQFKVRYKDQELGEFQIPTFGKHNVMNATAVIANLHIAGFDLSLVAQHLKTFAGVKRRFTEKIVNDTVIIDDFAHHPTEIIATIDAARQKYPSKELVAIFQPHTFTRTIALLDEFAEALNGADAVYLAQIYGSARETDNGEVKVEDLAAKITKKGGLVTVENTSPLLDHDNAVYVFMGAGDIQSYEYSFERLLSNLTHNVQ, from the coding sequence ATGACAAAAAACTATCATTTTATTGGTATTAAGGGTTCGGGCATGAGTGCGCTGGCTCTTATGCTCCACCAAATGGGCCACAAAGTTCAAGGAAGTGACGTAGATAAGTATTACTTTACCCAGCGTGGGCTGGAGCAAGCTGGAATTCCTATCCTGCCCTTCGATGAAAAAAATATTACTGCCGATGTGGAGCTGATTGCTGGTAATGCCTTCCGTCCAGACAATAACGTGGAAATCGCCTATGCGGATGCGAAAGGCTACAGCTACAAGCGTTACCACGAGTTCCTGGGTCAATTCATGAAGGAATTTACTAGCCTAGGTGTGGCTGGTGCCCACGGTAAGACGTCAACTACAGGTCTCTTGGCCCATGTTATGTGCAATATCACGGATACCTCATTCTTAATCGGTGATGGTACAGGTCGTGGTTCTGCCAATGCCCAATACTTTGTTTTTGAGTCAGATGAGTATGAGCGTCATTTTGCTCCATATTACCCAGAGTACAGCATTATCACCAACATTGACTTTGACCATCCGGACTATTTCACTAGCCTTGAGGATGTCTTCAATGCCTTCAATGACTATGCCAAGCAGGTTAAAAAAGGTCTTTTCCTCTATGGTGAGGATGAGGAATTGCGTAAGATTACAGCCAATGCGCCGATTTACTACTATGGTTTCGGTGATGAGAATGACTTTGTAGCCTATGATTTGCGTCCGTCAACCACAGGTTCGCAGTTCAAGGTGCGCTACAAGGACCAGGAATTGGGTGAATTTCAAATTCCAACCTTCGGTAAGCACAATGTTATGAATGCGACAGCGGTTATTGCCAATCTCCATATTGCTGGTTTTGATTTGAGCTTGGTAGCTCAACACCTCAAGACCTTTGCTGGTGTCAAGCGTCGTTTTACGGAGAAAATTGTCAACGATACGGTTATCATTGATGACTTCGCCCATCATCCAACGGAAATCATTGCGACCATTGATGCGGCCCGTCAGAAGTACCCAAGCAAGGAATTGGTGGCTATTTTCCAACCGCACACCTTTACGCGGACCATTGCCCTTTTGGATGAATTTGCAGAGGCTTTGAATGGGGCTGATGCGGTTTATTTGGCACAAATCTATGGATCAGCGCGTGAGACAGATAACGGTGAGGTCAAGGTAGAGGATTTGGCGGCTAAAATCACGAAAAAAGGTGGGCTGGTGACGGTTGAAAATACTTCTCCACTCTTGGACCATGACAATGCGGTCTATGTCTTCATGGGGGCAGGGGATATTCAGTCCTATGAATATTCATTTGAGCGTCTCTTGTCAAATTTGACACATAATGTACAATAA
- a CDS encoding GNAT family N-acetyltransferase, whose product MEIRFAQPGDLPGILRLEQENFIPEEQISDPVLAVYAENLSKSSLVMIHEGEVVAYLLACPAEEKLVTDAIFELTSSADLKGRYLHIASLSVDNAYKGQGLGTLLTAALKEVARSRNMEGIALTCKEYLLNYYERNGFEDMGPSQSQFGGGQWFDMYWSVP is encoded by the coding sequence ATGGAAATTCGTTTTGCGCAGCCGGGTGACTTGCCTGGTATTTTGCGGCTGGAACAGGAAAATTTTATTCCTGAGGAGCAGATTTCAGATCCTGTTTTGGCTGTCTATGCTGAGAATCTTAGCAAGTCTAGCCTCGTTATGATTCACGAAGGAGAAGTAGTAGCCTATTTGTTAGCCTGTCCTGCAGAAGAGAAGTTGGTGACGGATGCTATTTTTGAGCTGACAAGCTCTGCTGACTTAAAAGGACGATACTTGCACATTGCTAGCCTGTCAGTGGACAATGCCTACAAGGGTCAGGGGCTTGGTACCCTACTCACGGCTGCCTTGAAAGAAGTCGCAAGGTCAAGAAATATGGAGGGGATTGCTTTAACTTGTAAGGAATATTTGCTCAACTATTATGAGCGTAATGGCTTTGAGGATATGGGACCCTCCCAGTCACAGTTTGGCGGCGGCCAGTGGTTTGACATGTATTGGTCTGTGCCATAA
- a CDS encoding TIGR02328 family protein, with amino-acid sequence MQLWHQDLISVLPRQQLLGQHRKCCALRGAGWGRPHATVNYVFTHSPIKLFQYYKKNMQEMENRGYKVSAEWQESTYRGKKEASYSEVEEIPLTIPIYPEHDAFYLEECLVNLRDKGIFL; translated from the coding sequence ATGCAACTTTGGCATCAAGACTTAATTTCGGTACTTCCGCGCCAGCAATTGTTGGGACAGCATAGAAAATGTTGTGCCTTACGAGGTGCAGGTTGGGGACGTCCTCATGCGACGGTCAACTATGTCTTTACCCATTCTCCGATAAAATTGTTTCAATATTATAAGAAGAACATGCAGGAGATGGAGAATAGAGGTTACAAGGTGTCGGCCGAATGGCAGGAGTCGACCTATCGTGGGAAGAAGGAAGCGTCTTATAGTGAGGTTGAAGAAATTCCACTGACCATTCCTATTTATCCAGAGCATGACGCATTTTACTTGGAAGAATGTCTGGTCAATTTGCGGGACAAGGGGATTTTTCTGTAA
- a CDS encoding GNAT family N-acetyltransferase, whose translation MIRQAQLQDIPALESLLEEILQFHHVGRPDIFRESGQKYSQADLTSMIGNPDQLIFVYETAGQVVGHLFCQIQEAQSQVLQPVKTLFIDDLCVSSQVRGQGIGKELYAFALSYAKESDCYNITLDVWADNTKAVAFYEQLGLKPQKIRMEEVL comes from the coding sequence ATGATTAGACAAGCTCAGTTACAAGACATTCCAGCACTGGAAAGCCTGCTTGAGGAGATTTTACAGTTTCATCATGTGGGGAGACCTGATATTTTTAGGGAAAGTGGGCAAAAATATTCGCAGGCAGACTTGACTTCCATGATTGGAAATCCAGACCAGCTAATTTTTGTCTATGAAACGGCGGGACAGGTAGTTGGGCATCTCTTTTGCCAAATTCAAGAGGCCCAGAGTCAGGTATTACAGCCTGTAAAAACGCTCTTCATCGATGATTTGTGTGTGTCATCGCAGGTTCGCGGTCAGGGAATTGGCAAGGAACTCTATGCTTTTGCTCTTTCTTATGCCAAGGAAAGTGATTGCTACAATATAACGTTGGATGTTTGGGCGGATAATACGAAGGCAGTCGCATTTTATGAGCAACTAGGGTTGAAACCGCAGAAGATACGGATGGAGGAAGTATTATAA
- a CDS encoding hydroxymethylglutaryl-CoA reductase, degradative, with translation MSHFSGYYKKTRLERIDLLAQAHELDEKTIAILQQDDNLPETVAGKMAENHLGTFSLPFSVVPELLVDGVSYSIPMVTEEPSVVAACSLGGKMIAKSGGFSTTIHNRLMIGQVALYDVPDMNRASQLIGQAEEELLQLANDAHPSIVKRGGGARRITVEQKGEFLIVYLQVDVQEAMGANMLNNMLEGIKEHLETLSQGQALMGILSNYATESLVSAECRIAISSLAISSAIAQETAKKISLASKLAQVDPYRAATHNKGIFNGLDALVVATGNDWRAVEAGAHAYASRDGQYRGLSTWTIQGEELVGSITLPLPIATVGGSIGLNPKVQAAFAILGHPQARQLASIIAAVGLSQNFAALRALVTTGIQQGHMKLHAKSLALLAGAHEKEVDHLAHLLRQKKHSNLETAQKLLEEMRRN, from the coding sequence ATGTCCCATTTCTCAGGATATTACAAAAAAACGCGGCTTGAACGCATTGACTTGCTAGCTCAAGCTCATGAGCTAGATGAGAAAACCATTGCCATTCTCCAGCAAGATGATAATCTCCCAGAAACCGTTGCAGGAAAAATGGCTGAGAACCACCTTGGAACCTTCTCCTTGCCCTTCTCGGTCGTACCTGAATTGCTGGTTGACGGTGTCAGCTACAGCATTCCCATGGTCACGGAAGAACCCTCTGTCGTTGCCGCTTGCTCGCTAGGTGGAAAAATGATTGCCAAATCGGGCGGTTTTTCCACCACTATCCACAACCGCCTTATGATCGGTCAAGTCGCACTCTACGACGTTCCTGACATGAACAGAGCTAGTCAGCTCATTGGTCAGGCGGAAGAAGAACTGCTCCAACTAGCCAACGACGCACATCCATCTATTGTCAAACGAGGCGGTGGCGCTAGAAGGATTACCGTCGAGCAAAAGGGTGAATTTCTGATTGTTTACTTGCAGGTCGACGTCCAAGAGGCCATGGGCGCCAATATGTTAAATAATATGTTGGAAGGGATAAAAGAACATTTGGAAACTCTATCGCAAGGTCAGGCCTTGATGGGGATTCTGTCCAACTATGCAACGGAGTCCCTGGTGTCCGCAGAATGTCGGATAGCCATCTCAAGTCTAGCAATCAGCTCTGCCATTGCTCAAGAAACGGCAAAAAAAATAAGCCTTGCCAGCAAACTGGCTCAGGTGGACCCTTATCGGGCTGCCACCCACAATAAGGGGATTTTTAACGGCCTTGACGCCCTTGTAGTTGCGACGGGAAATGACTGGCGGGCGGTTGAGGCAGGCGCTCACGCCTATGCCAGTCGCGACGGACAATATCGCGGTCTTTCGACATGGACAATCCAAGGCGAGGAGCTGGTGGGTTCCATCACACTGCCCCTGCCTATCGCTACCGTCGGTGGTTCAATTGGCCTCAATCCTAAGGTTCAAGCAGCTTTTGCTATTTTGGGACATCCACAGGCGCGGCAACTAGCTTCTATCATAGCCGCTGTCGGTCTCAGCCAGAACTTCGCTGCTCTGCGCGCCTTGGTCACAACTGGTATCCAACAGGGACACATGAAACTTCATGCCAAATCCCTGGCCCTGCTAGCCGGCGCCCACGAAAAGGAGGTCGACCACCTAGCCCACCTCCTGCGCCAAAAAAAACACAGCAATCTGGAGACAGCACAGAAATTGTTAGAAGAAATGAGAAGAAACTAA
- a CDS encoding hydroxymethylglutaryl-CoA synthase produces the protein MNIGIDKIGFAAPDFVLDLADLAQARSVDPNKFKIGLLQSEMAVAPVTQDIVTLGAQAAASILTEEDKATIDMVIVGTESSVDQSKAAAVAIHGLLGIQPFARSIEMKEACYGATAGLSLAKSHINQFPDSKVLVIASDIAKYGIASGGEPTQGAGAVAMLVTADPRIMVLNNDNVCQTRDIYDFWRPNYDKYPRVDGKFSTEQYTDCLTTTFDHYHEKTGQQLSDFAAMCLHIPFSKQGLKGLQAIAKDEETLTRLSDRFREAIVYNKVVGNIYTGSIFLSLLSLLENSRALKADDQVLFYSYGSGAVCEIFSGRLVEGYQEHLEMDRLDKLNQRTRLSMDQYEQIFFEEIELDETGTSADLPADQSPFALAKIQDHRRIYIKN, from the coding sequence ATGAATATTGGTATTGATAAAATCGGTTTTGCGGCACCTGATTTTGTATTAGATTTGGCTGACTTAGCCCAAGCCCGCTCTGTTGATCCTAATAAATTTAAAATCGGATTGCTCCAGTCTGAAATGGCTGTGGCTCCTGTGACTCAAGACATCGTGACCTTGGGGGCACAGGCTGCGGCTAGCATCTTGACCGAAGAAGATAAAGCAACTATTGACATGGTTATCGTTGGTACCGAATCAAGTGTTGACCAGAGTAAGGCTGCAGCCGTGGCTATTCATGGACTCCTAGGTATTCAACCCTTTGCACGGTCTATCGAAATGAAAGAGGCCTGCTACGGTGCAACTGCTGGACTCAGCCTAGCCAAAAGCCACATCAACCAATTCCCTGACTCCAAAGTTCTGGTCATCGCCAGCGATATTGCCAAATACGGTATCGCATCAGGCGGTGAACCAACTCAAGGTGCGGGTGCTGTTGCCATGCTGGTCACTGCTGACCCACGCATCATGGTCCTCAACAATGACAATGTCTGCCAAACCCGCGACATCTACGACTTCTGGCGTCCCAACTATGACAAATATCCGCGTGTTGATGGCAAATTTTCAACCGAACAATACACTGATTGCTTGACTACTACCTTCGACCACTACCATGAGAAAACTGGACAACAGCTCAGCGACTTCGCGGCTATGTGCCTCCATATCCCATTCTCAAAGCAGGGGCTCAAGGGCCTCCAAGCCATTGCCAAGGATGAGGAAACCCTGACCCGCCTCTCTGACCGCTTCCGAGAGGCCATCGTTTACAATAAGGTGGTCGGCAACATCTATACTGGCTCGATTTTCCTTTCTCTCCTTTCCCTTTTGGAAAATAGCAGAGCGCTCAAGGCAGATGACCAAGTCCTCTTTTATAGCTATGGTAGCGGAGCTGTCTGTGAAATCTTTAGCGGCCGTCTAGTCGAAGGCTACCAAGAGCACTTGGAAATGGACCGCCTAGACAAGCTCAACCAGCGGACACGCTTGAGCATGGACCAATACGAACAAATCTTCTTTGAAGAAATTGAATTGGACGAAACAGGCACTTCTGCTGACTTGCCTGCTGACCAAAGTCCATTTGCTCTAGCTAAAATCCAAGACCACAGACGAATCTATATCAAAAACTAG